ATTCTTCTTCCTTTCTTGACCACACTTGTTGCGCGATGATACCTAATGGTATTCATTGTGCGGAGGCTGTCAGGACTGAGTGGACTTTTAATCCTTGGGCATATTTACTGTCGAGATATCCTGTTCCCGATAGGGCTTTGTGACTGGTGTAGTTCAGTTCTGTGGTATCTTGTATTGCTAAAACTACTCCATGCTTGGTGATTCGCTCTACTGTCCCATTGATATGTCCAAGTCTTATCATCGATGGTTTGATGTATGGTGAATCCCAGAAGTCATAGGTGGCTTTTGTTTGAGCCCATGTCCCACTCGCTTGTGGAATACTCGCTTCTGGTTTGGCACTTAAATTTTCGACTATTTTGATCAACCGTTTGGTTCTTCTAGTGTCACCTAATTAGGTTCTTTCTAATTCTTGTGTGATCCATTGTTCCATTGCTGACTTTGCTATGCTTCCGGCTCTTGCTATAGACACTACATGACTTCTCTGTTTTGTCAACTTCTCTGTTAAGAAAGATGTTTATAATGGATAGCTTAAAAAGGGGGTTGGGGGATCTGAGTGCGTGCGTAAGTCCTAACATAGTTGAGGAACTTTACTTGATAAGTAACACTTAATTCCTTTACTTGTGCTTGTAATAATATAGATACCCGTTGGTTGAGAAAGAAGAATAGATAAGTTAATAATTAATTGATGAGAGACAAAATTATCTAAATATCTTCGTTAAATTAAACTTTTATAGGCCTTTAACGTTTCTTTTGCTGTTCTTTCCCAAGAAAATAATTTTGCTCTTTCTTTGCCTTTGTTAATTAATTCTTGGCTTAACTGAGAATCACTAATTATTTTTAATACAGCTTCAGCTAGTTCAATGGGTTCATTCGGGTCAATTAGTATAGCTGCATCTCCTGTAACTTCTGGTATTGACGAAGTATTAGCACTGATGACTGGAGCGCCTAGTGTCATTGCTTCTAATACAGGCAAACCGAAACCTTCATAGTGAGACGGATAAACGAAAACATCAGCTTTTGAGTAAAATAATGCCACTAATTCATCAGATAAGTAGTCAAGATGATGAATTTCGTGTTTCCAATAGGAACTTTCAATAGCTGCAAATATAGGTTCATAGTTCCATCCTTTTTTACCAATTAATATTAGCTGATGGTCAATTTTATACTTTTGTTTTAAAAAATTAAAGGCTGTTATTATAGTATTAATATTTTTCCTCGGTTCGATTGTACTAACAAAAAGTAGATAAGGTTTAGAAAAATCGTAGTTAACTTGCTTTTCTAAGATTGGAATATTTTGCCAAGACAAATAATCAATATTGTAACGGCTAGCGAGAGGAGTAACATATATTTTTTCGGGAGGTACTTGCAAATACTCAATAATATCTTTTTTGGAACTTTCTGAAATTGTTAATACTAAGTCTGTCCACTGTAAGCAGCGCTTAACTCTTTTTGTATATGTTTTGACAACTGAATCTATATAGTTAGGATATTTAATAAATGTAAGGTCATATATATTCATCACCTTGAAGCTATTATTACAGGGATAAACTGAGTA
This region of Nostoc sp. UHCC 0302 genomic DNA includes:
- a CDS encoding glycosyltransferase family 1 protein; its protein translation is MLKIVVDATPVEPKPSGVGFYVANLISSLDALQAQEKFQLEIAYQPGFKNWLLGKLALPNCLDSYSNIHLLPIPVRVSDLLLTSTQVSNLLLDYSQNYFEKCFNYPSILHGTNYSVYPCNNSFKVMNIYDLTFIKYPNYIDSVVKTYTKRVKRCLQWTDLVLTISESSKKDIIEYLQVPPEKIYVTPLASRYNIDYLSWQNIPILEKQVNYDFSKPYLLFVSTIEPRKNINTIITAFNFLKQKYKIDHQLILIGKKGWNYEPIFAAIESSYWKHEIHHLDYLSDELVALFYSKADVFVYPSHYEGFGLPVLEAMTLGAPVISANTSSIPEVTGDAAILIDPNEPIELAEAVLKIISDSQLSQELINKGKERAKLFSWERTAKETLKAYKSLI